The following nucleotide sequence is from Pseudonocardia abyssalis.
GCGAGCTGCTCCTCGTCGAGGTCGGTGAGCAGCTCCCAGCGGCTCGGGACCACGCGGTAGTCCGGCCAGGGGAGGTCGCCGTAGGCGTCGTGCAGGTCGGCGAGCAGGCCGACGAACACCTGCTGCCAGCGCAGCGGCATCGACTGCGCGAGCGAGCGCGGCACGACGAGGTGGTCCTCGGTGGCGCCGCGGGCGGGTCGGTCGAGGTAGTCCGCCACCGGGGTCGTGGAGGCCGGGGCGGGGGGTTCGGGGGGCATCGTTCGCTCCTGGGGTCGTACGTCCCCCCAGCGTCCCAGCCCGCCACGACATGCGCCCGCGCCGGGGCCCGGTGCGCCATGCTGGACGGATGACCGCAGGACTGCCGGGCCGCGACCGCGAGCTGGCCGCCCTGCGCGGCTGGCTCGACGGCGCGGTCGCGGGCCACGGGCGGTTGGTGCTGGTCCGGGGCGAGGCGGGCATCGGCAAGACCCGCCTCGCGCAGGAGCTCGCCCGGGACGGTGTGGCCGTCGCGTGGGGGCACTGCGTCGACACCGAGGGTGCCCCGCCGTTCTGGCCGTGGCAGCAGGTGCTGCGCGCGCTCGGGGTGTCCGTGACCGCTCCCGCGGCCGGTCCGGACTCGCCGCAGGACCGCTTCCACGCCGTCGACGCGGTGGCCGCCGCGGTGCTGGCCGCCGCGCGGCCGCTGCTCGTGGTCGTCGACGACCTGCACTGGGCCGACGAATCGTCCGTGCTGGTGCTGCAGCGGCTCGCCGACCAGGCGCCGGGAGTGTCGTTGTTGCTGGTCGCCACGGTTCGCGACACCGGACCGGCCGCCCTCGCGGACCTGCAGCGCGCCCCGGACGCCGAGCTGGTCGAGCTGGGTGGCCTGGGCCCGGACGACGTCCGCCGGCAGCTGGACGCCCTCGGCGCCACCGGCGTCCCCGCCACCGACGTGCACGACGCCACCGGCGGCAACCCGTTCTTCGTGCGCGAGGTCGCCCGCTCGGTCCTGGACGGGACCTGGATGCCGGGCGCCGCGCCGCGGACCGTCCGCGACGCGGTCCGGGCCCGGGTCGACCGGCTGGCGCCCGAGGTCCGGCGGCTGCTGCAGGCGGGCGCCGTGCTCGGCAGGCGGTTCGCACCCGCGGTCGTGGCCGACGTCCTCGGTGTCGCGGTGGCGGACGTCCCCGGGCCGGCCGACGCGGCCGTCGCCGCCGGGCTGCTCGCCCGTAGCGGGGCGGGCGAGCTGCGGTTCGCCCACGCACTGACCCGGGACGCCGTCCGCGCCTCGGTCCCGACCGGTGAGCTGCTGGCCCTGCACCGCGCGGCGGCCGACGCCCTGGAGGCGCACTGGGCGGGCGAGCTGGACGAGCACCTCGCCGAGCTGGCCTGGCACCGCCTCGCGCTGGCGCCCTACGGCGAGGGAGAGCGGGCCCGCCGATGGGCGCTGCGCGCGGCCGCGGCGTCGGTGCGGCGGCTCGCCCCGGAGGAGGCGGTGCGGCTCTACCGGGCGGCGCTGGCCGTCCCCGACGCCTGGCCCGACGCCGACGGGCCGTGCCGCACCCGGCTCGACCTCGGGCGGGCCTGCGCCCTGGCCGGTGACCTGGACGGGGCGCTGGCCGCCGCCGTCGCCGCGGGGGACCTCGCGCGGCAGGCCGGCCGGCCGGACCTGCTCGCCGAGGCCGCGCTCGTGGTGGAGCCGGTGCCGGACCCGGCGATCACCGCAGTGCTGGACCGGCTCGGCGGCGAGGCGCTGCGCGCCGTGGGCGAGCCCGGTGACCCGGCCCTGCGGGCCCGGCTGCTCGCCCGGCGCAGCCAGCTCGCCTTCTACGCGGGCGACCACGAGTTGACGCGCGCGGCGGCGGCCGCGGCCGTCGAGCTGGCCCGCGGCACCGGCGACGACGGGGCGCTGGTCGCAGCCCTGCGCGCTCGGCACGACGCCTGCCCCGGGCCCGCCGGACGGCCGGAGCGCCTCGCGCTGGCCGCCGAGATGCTGGCGGTGACCGGTGACGCCCGGGCGGCGATGTGGGGCCGGCTGTGGCGGATCGACGCGCTCGTCGAGGACGGGGCGCTGACCGCGGCCGAGGACGAGCTGGGGGCGCTCGCCGCCGACGTGGAGCGCGTCGGCGGACCGGCTGGTCCCTGGCACCTGGACCGGGTCGCCGCGTGCGTGGCGCAGGCCCGTGGGCGCTTCGCCGAGGCGGCGGAGGCGGCGGCCCGCGGGTACGAGCGGATGCGGCGGATCGAACCGTCGTCGGCCACCGGGGTGTTCCTGGGCACGCACTGGGCCCTGGCCCGGCACGTGGGGAGCTCCGCAGACGGGCTCGCGTTCGCCCGGACCTGGGTGGAGCCGCCGCCGCGGTTCCGGACGATGGGCCGGGTCTCGCGGGCCTACCTCCTGCTGCGCGCCGGCCACGCCGAGGAGGCCGCCGTCCAGTTCCGCCAGGCCGGGCCGCCCGAGGCGTGGTCGTGGCCGGTGTTCTTCGTCGCGCCCGGCTCGGTGCTGGCCGCGCTGGTGGCGATCGAGCTGGACCGGCGGGAGGAGCGGGACGCCGCGCTGGCCGCGCTGGAGGCGTTCCGCGGGGAGCACGTCGTCGGGAGCGGCGTGAGCTACTGCGGGCCGGCCGAGGTGACGCTCGGCATCGGGGCGCTCGCCCGGGGCCGGCTCGACGACGCCGTGGCCGATCTCGACGTCGCCGTCCGGGCGTGCGACCGGGCCGGCGTGCCCGCGTTCCTCGCCGAGTCGGGCCACCACCTGGCCCGGGCGCTGGTCGCGCGGGCCGGTCCCGGCGACCGGGACCGGGCCCGGCGCCTCGCCACCGAGAGCGACCGGCTGGTGCGGGCGCTCGGGATGGCGGCGTTCGCCGGTCCGAGCGCGGAGCTGCTGCGGCGGCTCGGCCCCGGCGACGGCGGGCTGTCCGCGCGGGAGGCCGAGGTCGCCGCGCTCGTGGCCGAGGGGCTGTCCAACCGCGGGATCGCCCAGCGGCTGGTGATCTCCGAGCGCACGGCGGGCAACCACGTCGCGCACATCCTCACC
It contains:
- a CDS encoding ATP-binding protein, whose protein sequence is MTAGLPGRDRELAALRGWLDGAVAGHGRLVLVRGEAGIGKTRLAQELARDGVAVAWGHCVDTEGAPPFWPWQQVLRALGVSVTAPAAGPDSPQDRFHAVDAVAAAVLAAARPLLVVVDDLHWADESSVLVLQRLADQAPGVSLLLVATVRDTGPAALADLQRAPDAELVELGGLGPDDVRRQLDALGATGVPATDVHDATGGNPFFVREVARSVLDGTWMPGAAPRTVRDAVRARVDRLAPEVRRLLQAGAVLGRRFAPAVVADVLGVAVADVPGPADAAVAAGLLARSGAGELRFAHALTRDAVRASVPTGELLALHRAAADALEAHWAGELDEHLAELAWHRLALAPYGEGERARRWALRAAAASVRRLAPEEAVRLYRAALAVPDAWPDADGPCRTRLDLGRACALAGDLDGALAAAVAAGDLARQAGRPDLLAEAALVVEPVPDPAITAVLDRLGGEALRAVGEPGDPALRARLLARRSQLAFYAGDHELTRAAAAAAVELARGTGDDGALVAALRARHDACPGPAGRPERLALAAEMLAVTGDARAAMWGRLWRIDALVEDGALTAAEDELGALAADVERVGGPAGPWHLDRVAACVAQARGRFAEAAEAAARGYERMRRIEPSSATGVFLGTHWALARHVGSSADGLAFARTWVEPPPRFRTMGRVSRAYLLLRAGHAEEAAVQFRQAGPPEAWSWPVFFVAPGSVLAALVAIELDRREERDAALAALEAFRGEHVVGSGVSYCGPAEVTLGIGALARGRLDDAVADLDVAVRACDRAGVPAFLAESGHHLARALVARAGPGDRDRARRLATESDRLVRALGMAAFAGPSAELLRRLGPGDGGLSAREAEVAALVAEGLSNRGIAQRLVISERTAGNHVAHILTKLGFTSRSQIAAWASPRMSTTVSDAAHVAPPLRS